One region of [Chlorobium] sp. 445 genomic DNA includes:
- the cas2 gene encoding CRISPR-associated endonuclease Cas2, with translation MNKEREHFKRNFSAYRSMWIIVTFDLPTLTPAQKKAYTTFRKFLLSDGFSMHQYSVYV, from the coding sequence ATGAATAAAGAACGTGAACACTTTAAGCGAAACTTTAGCGCCTACCGATCTATGTGGATTATCGTAACCTTCGACTTGCCAACGCTCACGCCCGCGCAAAAAAAAGCCTACACAACCTTTCGGAAATTTTTGCTCTCTGATGGCTTCTCAATGCATCAATACTCAGTCTATGTG